The nucleotide window TGCGTCGTACCCGACTTGTCGAGCAGGTCAGCGATGCTGTCCATCGCCGTCAGCAGTTTGACGGTGTCCTCGTTCCAGCGCGTCATCAGCGACTGGAAGCCCGTGGACGCCTGACCCTTCCACGCGATGGCCAGGTCGTCGACGACGTTCCACAGCTTCTTCAGCTCGCCATCGACCTCGCTGCGCGTGGACCGCACGTCACTCGCGGCGGTATGCAGAGTCGCAGCTTCGACCTCGAACGCCATGCTTCACACCCTTCCGTCTGTTGTGGTGGCGGCTTCGCCGCACCCCTCCCCCGCGGCAAGGCAGCAACACCCCACCGACGGACACTCCTGTGAAGACCGTAGCGGAACCTGTCCAGCCCTCGCAGCCCTGACCGGGGACGTTCGATGGATGGTGGTGAATCGGACCGAGAAGGCCCACCACCACCTACCGAACGACCGACCGCGCTCAGGCCGGCTCAGACCAGGCGGTCTGAATCAGCTGCTGGCCGTCGCGACGGCGCACCAGGGTGCCCCGACCGGGCGGTTGCGGGCTCGGTCGCAACGTGCCGAAGACCGCGCCCTCCTCCCGGTTGCCGGACATCAGCAGGCCCGGCGAGTCCAACTCACGCAGCCGTTGCAGCACCGGCTCGTAGAGTGCCCTGGACACACCGCCGACCCGACGCGTGACGATCAGGTGCAGACCGATGTCGCGGGCCTGCGGCAACAGCTCCTGCAGGGCGCTGAGCGGGTTGCTGCCGCCGGAGGCCACCAGGTCGTAGTCGTCCACCAGGATGTACAGATCCGGACCCTTCCACCAGCTCCGATCGCGCAGCTGGGCGGTGGTCACGTCCGGGCCGGGAAGTCGGTTGGTGAGCGCGCTGCGGATCGACCCGAGCCCCTGGGCGAACGCCTGGTTCGACGGGGCGTAGTCGAGCAGGTGGTCACCCTCCACCGCCCCCAGCAGGCCACGCCGGTAGTCGGCGATCACCAGCCGGGCCTGCGCCGGCGTGTACCGCTCGGTGATCCCCCGGGCGATCAGGCGCAGCAGGTTGGTCTTGCCGCACTCCGCGTCGCCGAAGACCGTCAGGTGCGGCTCGTTGGTCAGGTCCAGGTAGACCGGCGCGAGTGCCGACTCGTTGACACCGACCGGGATCCCCGGCGCCGACCGGTCGATGATCCGGGCCAGCTCCGCCACCGGCAGTCGGCGCGGCAGCAACCGCACCTTCGGCGCCGGGCGGCCCGGCCAGTTCGCCGCCACGTGCCCGGCCAGGGACAGCGAGGCCTCGCTCAGATCCTCGATGTCGCGACGACCGTCGATCCGCGAGATGGCGGTGAGGAAGTGCAGCTTGTCGCGGGTCAGGCCCCGACCGGGCGACTTCTCCGGCACGTTGTTCGCCGCACGGCGGTCGATCTCGGACTCCGACGCGTCGCCGAGGCGCAGCTCCAACTTGGTGCCGAGCAGGTCCCGCATGTTGATCCGGATCTCCGCCCACCGCACGGCGGTGAGCACCACGTGCACACCGAAGCCGAGGCCCCGGTTGGCCAACGTGGTGATGGTCTGCTCCAACTCCTCGTACTCCTGGCGCAGTGTGTTCCACCCGTCCACCACCAGGAACACGTCGCCGAACGGGTCGTCCGCGAACTCACCAGCGGCACGGCGACGGCGGTAGCTCGCCACCGAGTCGATACCGTGCTGGGCGAAACGACTCTCCCGTTCGTCCAGCACGGCGACCACCTCGGCCACCGTCCGGCGGACGGCCTCGACGTCGCGCCGACCAGCCACCCCGGCCAGGTGCGGCAACCGCTCCATGCTGCGCAGCGCGCCCCCGCCGAAGTCCAGGCAGAAGAACTGCACCTCGCGTGGCGTGTGCGTGAGCGCCAGCGAGGCGAGCAGCGTACGCAGCATCGTGCTCTTGCCACTGAGCGACCGACCGACGATGACCACGTTGCCGCCGGCCCCGGCCAGCTCGACCATCATCGGGTCCCGGCGCTGCTCGTAGGGGCGGTCCACGACGCCGACCGGGACGGTCAGCCGCCCGCGCCCGGGCCAGGACGCGGTGCACAGCCCGTAGGTCGGGTCGACCGCCAGCGGGCCGAGCAACTCACCCAGGCCGGGCGGGTCGGCCAGCGGCGGCAACCACACCTGGTGAGCCGGGCGGCCCCGGCCCTTGAGCTGGTCGATCAGCACGTCGAGCATCGCCACGGCCTTGCCGTCGGCCGGCTGCTCCGGCTCCGGGGCGGTGTCCACCGGCACCTGCGGGACCTGCGCCGGAACGAAGTCGAGCCCGTACGGCACGATCCGCCGCTGCACCAGCGCCTGCGAGGCGGATGCCTGCTGCCCCGGTGCCCGATACGCCCCCGACACGTACGCGGCCCGGAACCGCAGCATGGTGCTGGTGTCCGTCTTCAGGTAGCCGTGGCCCGGCGCGTTCGGCAACTCGTACGCGTCCGGTACGCCGAGCACGATCCGGCTCTCCACGGCGGAGAACGTGCGCAGACCGATCCGGTACGACAGGTGCGTGTCGAGGCCCCGCAGCTTGCCCTCCTCGAGGCGCTGGCTGGCCAGCAGCAGGTGCACGCCGAGGGACCGACCCAGCCGGCCGATCATCACGAACAGGTCGATGAAGTCCGGTTTGGCGGCGAGCAGTTCGCTGAACTCGTCACAGATGATCAACAGGCTGGGCATCGGAGCCAGCGGCTCACCTGCCGAACGCGCCTTCTCGTACTCGAAGCGGGAGACGTAGTTGCCGGCCGCCCGCAGCAGCTCCTGCCGGCGCACCATCTCGCCGGCGAGCGCGTCGCGCATCCGGTCGACGAGCGGCAGCTCGTCGGCCAGGTTGGTGATCACCGCGCTGGTGTGCGGCAGCGCCTCCAGCGAGGCGAAGGTCGCGCCGCCCTTGAAGTCCACCAGGACGAAGTTCAGTTCCTCCGACGAGTGGGTCACCGCCAACGCGGCCACCACAGTACGCAGCAGCTCGCTCTTGCCGGACCCGGTCGCGCCGATCACCAGGCCGTGCGGGCCCATGCCCTCGTGTGCCGACTCCTTGAAGTCGAGCTCGACCACGTTGCCGTCCGGGCCGACACCGAGTGGGATGCGCAGCCGATCGCGGTGACCACGCGGACGCCAGGTGTTCTGCACGTCCACCGCCGCGGCGTCACCGACGCCGAGCAGGTCCGGCAGCTCCGTGCTGCGGGCCAGCGGCTCGTCGCCTCCGGTCTGCTGCTGGGAGAGCCGGTAGGGGGCGATCTGTCGGGCCAGCCCCTCGACGGCCTCGGCGCTGAGCCGGTCGGGCCGACCCAACGTCGACGACGAGCTGCCCCGGACCAGATCGAGTGAGTCTCCGTCGCCCACGTCCAGGCAGAGCAGCCAGCGGCCGGCGTCGCGGGGCACCGTCCCGGAGAGGTCGATCACGGTGGCGCCGAGCAGCCCCGGGCCCACCAGCTGGCAGGTCGGTGAGATCTCCCCGCCGTCGATCACCACGACCAGGTGCGGGGCGGTGGTCAGCGGCTTGGCCTCCGGCGCGAACCGGGGCCGCCCGGCCAGCTCGGCGGCGAGCGACGCCTCGGCCTCGGCCAGGCTGGCGAAGACCAGCCGGCGCGCGCCGGCCGCGTCGGTACGACCGCTGTGGTGGGCGTGTGGCAGCCACTTCACCCAGCCCCAGGCCGACTGCCGGTCGGGTGCGGCGACCACTGCGATCACCAGGTCGTCCGGTGCGTGGAAGGTGGCCAGCTGCCCCAGCGCAGCCCGGGTCAGGTCGAGCACGGGCTCACGGTCGCCACGCAGCACCACCCGGCTGAACGCGCGCACCGACAGCGCCGTCGGTAGTTCGGGCACCGTGGAGTGTGCACGGACGAACCGGCGCAGCGCGATGGCGCTCATCGGCTCCAGGTCCTCCACCGGCTTCGTCTCCGGTGGGACGATCTCCACGGCGAGCCGCTGCGGGCCGAGGGCGATCCGGGTCTCACCGAAGTCGTCCTCGGTGATCCGCCGCTCCCAGAGTCGCCGGGACGCGGCGATCGACCAGAGCGCGTCGGGCTCCGGGTGCCGCCAGGCCATCGCGGCCCGCTGCTGCTCGGCGGCGCGCCGGGTGCGCTTGCGCATCTGCGCCAGGTAGCGCATGTAGTCACGGCGATCGGCGTTCAGCTCGGCCTTGTCCTTGCCACCGCTGTTGGCGAGCGAGCCGATCGCCATGCCGAGCATCGAGACACCGAACAAGCCACCGGCGACGTAGGTCATCATGCCGCCGCCCTTGCCGGCATACAGGAACGCCATGGCACCGACCCCGCAGAACATCGGCAGGATCATGAGCAGCTGCCCCATCCCGCGGGGTGTCGGCTCGGGCAGCTCGGGAGGCGACTCCAACAACACCTCGCCGCGCGGCAGGGCCGGCCCCGGCTGACGCGGGAGCCGGCGGAACACCACAGTGCTCACGGCTGTCTCCTCCCCAGAAGCGGCCCTGATGACGTGCGGCCGCGGAACACCGCCCGCGGGTGGGCATCGTACGTGCCGTCATCGTAGGTAATCTGCCGTGTGCGCGGTGGACCCGGACCGCAGCATCACAGACAGCCGATCACAGACGCACACCTGGAGGCCACTGTGGCGACGAAGACGGCGACCGGTGGTCTGAGCCGGATCACCATCGTGGCTCCACGTACCCGAATGGATCTGGCGCTGCCGTCGGACGTTCCGATGGCGGATCTGCTCCCCACCCTGCTGCGCTACGCCGGCGAGGACATGGCCGACGAGGGTGCCCGGCACGGCGGCTGGGCACTGTCCCGGTTGGGTGGTGCGCCACTCGACGGTGGTCGTACCGCTGCGCAGCTCAGTGTCCGGGACGGTGAGGTGCTCTACTTCAACCCCCGGTCGGAGGCCGCGCCGGAGATCGTCTTCGACGACGTGGTGGACGCGGTCGCGACCGCGACCAACCAGCGCCCCGGCGCCTGGCAGGTCGGTGCGACCCGCTCCTTCGCGGTGATCTTCGCGGCGGCGGCGCTCGGCGCCGGCGCGCTGGCCGCCCTCTTCGCCGGCCCGCCGCACCTGCCCGGCGCGCTGGCCGCGCTGCTGGTCGCGGTGGCGCTGTTGGTGGGCGCCGCGGTGCTGTCCAGGGCCGCCGGTGACAGCGGTATCGGCGCGGTGCTGGCCCTGGTCGGCCTGGTGCACGCGGCCACCGGCGGCCTGCTGCTGCTCGCCGACGATCGAGCGCTGACCCAGTTGGCCAGTCCGCATGTCCTGCTCGCGGCGACCGCCGCGCTGGTGGCCGGCGCGGTGGCCGTGCTGGCGGTCGGCGACCGGTACCCCCTCTTCTTCGCCGCGATCGGGGTCGCGGCCGCGACCGGCCTGGGCGCGATCCTCTGCCTGGTCCTCGGCCTCGACGCGGCGGCCTCCGCCGCCGTGGTCGCGGCGGTCGCGTTCGGCGTGGTGCCGGCGCTGCCGATGATGGCCTACCGGCTCGCCCGGCTCCCGGTGCCGTCGATCCCGACCGGTCCGGAGGACCTGAAGACCGACAGCGAGTCGGTGGACGGTCGGCAGGTGCTCCAGCAGAGTGAGCGCGCCGACCAGTTCCTGGCCGGTCTGCTGTGGACGGTGTCCCTGCTCGTGCTGGGCGCGCAGTTCGTGCTGGCCCTGGACGGGCGCCTGCCGGCGGTGCTGCTGTGCCTGGTGCTGGCCCTGCTGTCGCTGCTGCGGGCTCGCCCCCTCCTGGGCCGGGCCCAGCGCACCCCGGTGCTGCTGGCCGGCACCGTGGGTCTGGGCCTGGCCGCCGCGGCCACCTTCGCGGGTGGGTCGCTGCCGGTACGGCTCGGCCTGATCCTGGGCGGGCTGATGCTCGCCGCCGTGATCAGCCTGATCTACGGTCTGACCGTCGCCGGCAAGCGCATCTCGCCGGTCTGGGGCCGCCTGCTCGACATCGCCGAGATCCTGCTCATCATCTCGCTGGTGCCGCTCGCCTTCTGGGTCTGCGGTCTCTACGGCTGGATCGTCAACCTCCGACCCTGACCGCACCGGTCAGCGCGACCGCGGACCGGTGGAGACGCCCAACGCCGACGCGACCGGGGCTGCGGCGTAGACGCCCGGAGCATGCTGACCGTCCATCGGCCGGGTGGACGCGCCCACCCGATCGGCGACCTCGCGCACCACCTTGACCAGGGCCTCGACGTGGTTGTCCATCGCCGCGACCCGCAGCAGCGGTGCCGCCACCCGGCCGTCCGCCGAGACGCTCACGGCCACCGTGTGCGACGGCGCCGAGGTGGCGGTGATCGCGTCCACGAGGGGGCCCAGCGGCGCGTCGGACCGCCCTCGCAGAGCCATGACGCGGTGCGTCCAGCCGCCGCCGCGCAACCCGTGCCAGCTCTCCGCCGGCGACTCGGGCACCAGGTCCAGACCAGCGGCCGAGACGATCGCCGCGCGTAGTTCCTCACGGCCCAACGGGCGGTGGGACAACCCCGCCGAGGTCAGCGCCTTGCCGAGGCGGCCGATCCCGGCGGCCACCGTCCGGTGCACGCCGGTCAGCCCACCGCCCCGGCTCACCGCCTCGACCCGGGCGTCCCGGACGGTGAGCCGCACCGCCACCCAGACGGTCCGGTGTGCCGCCGGTGGAGCACCGGGTGCCGGGTACCAGACCAGCGTGTGCGCGACGACCTGGGCCCGGGAGACCGGGGCGTTGAAGTCCGCGAGCACCCCCAGCGCGCGGTCCACCGCGGAGGCGTCGACGGAGCCGACCGCCGCGCCGGTGGCGGACTGCAGGGCGACGGCCGCGAACCAGCCCTGGTCGTCGCGCCCGATGCCGAGCCGGGTGCCTCGGTCGGTCAGCTCGATAACACTCAACTCCGGGGCGAGCGCAGCCAACCGCGGGTCGGTCGCCGTGCCGCTGGCCAGCACGGCCGACGCCCGCTCGCCGCGTCGCCGCAGGCGTCGGCGCAGCAGCAGGTCCTCGAACCACCACCGGCCACCTCGACGGGCGAAGGCCGCCAGGACGACGAGCAGCGCCGCCGCGCCCACCGCGGCGAGCACCCAGCTGGGTCCGGCCGTGGCGGCCCAGACGCCGACCACGCACA belongs to Micromonospora ureilytica and includes:
- a CDS encoding type VII secretion protein EccE, whose protein sequence is MTQVQAPPARAVTDPVDVPTRSAPPAERPGRGRVGPVLVGQLVVLELCVVGVWAATAGPSWVLAAVGAAALLVVLAAFARRGGRWWFEDLLLRRRLRRRGERASAVLASGTATDPRLAALAPELSVIELTDRGTRLGIGRDDQGWFAAVALQSATGAAVGSVDASAVDRALGVLADFNAPVSRAQVVAHTLVWYPAPGAPPAAHRTVWVAVRLTVRDARVEAVSRGGGLTGVHRTVAAGIGRLGKALTSAGLSHRPLGREELRAAIVSAAGLDLVPESPAESWHGLRGGGWTHRVMALRGRSDAPLGPLVDAITATSAPSHTVAVSVSADGRVAAPLLRVAAMDNHVEALVKVVREVADRVGASTRPMDGQHAPGVYAAAPVASALGVSTGPRSR
- the eccD gene encoding type VII secretion integral membrane protein EccD; protein product: MATKTATGGLSRITIVAPRTRMDLALPSDVPMADLLPTLLRYAGEDMADEGARHGGWALSRLGGAPLDGGRTAAQLSVRDGEVLYFNPRSEAAPEIVFDDVVDAVATATNQRPGAWQVGATRSFAVIFAAAALGAGALAALFAGPPHLPGALAALLVAVALLVGAAVLSRAAGDSGIGAVLALVGLVHAATGGLLLLADDRALTQLASPHVLLAATAALVAGAVAVLAVGDRYPLFFAAIGVAAATGLGAILCLVLGLDAAASAAVVAAVAFGVVPALPMMAYRLARLPVPSIPTGPEDLKTDSESVDGRQVLQQSERADQFLAGLLWTVSLLVLGAQFVLALDGRLPAVLLCLVLALLSLLRARPLLGRAQRTPVLLAGTVGLGLAAAATFAGGSLPVRLGLILGGLMLAAVISLIYGLTVAGKRISPVWGRLLDIAEILLIISLVPLAFWVCGLYGWIVNLRP
- a CDS encoding WXG100 family type VII secretion target; amino-acid sequence: MAFEVEAATLHTAASDVRSTRSEVDGELKKLWNVVDDLAIAWKGQASTGFQSLMTRWNEDTVKLLTAMDSIADLLDKSGTTHQVNDEEQQQMLDKFHSALNP
- the eccCa gene encoding type VII secretion protein EccCa, producing the protein MSTVVFRRLPRQPGPALPRGEVLLESPPELPEPTPRGMGQLLMILPMFCGVGAMAFLYAGKGGGMMTYVAGGLFGVSMLGMAIGSLANSGGKDKAELNADRRDYMRYLAQMRKRTRRAAEQQRAAMAWRHPEPDALWSIAASRRLWERRITEDDFGETRIALGPQRLAVEIVPPETKPVEDLEPMSAIALRRFVRAHSTVPELPTALSVRAFSRVVLRGDREPVLDLTRAALGQLATFHAPDDLVIAVVAAPDRQSAWGWVKWLPHAHHSGRTDAAGARRLVFASLAEAEASLAAELAGRPRFAPEAKPLTTAPHLVVVIDGGEISPTCQLVGPGLLGATVIDLSGTVPRDAGRWLLCLDVGDGDSLDLVRGSSSSTLGRPDRLSAEAVEGLARQIAPYRLSQQQTGGDEPLARSTELPDLLGVGDAAAVDVQNTWRPRGHRDRLRIPLGVGPDGNVVELDFKESAHEGMGPHGLVIGATGSGKSELLRTVVAALAVTHSSEELNFVLVDFKGGATFASLEALPHTSAVITNLADELPLVDRMRDALAGEMVRRQELLRAAGNYVSRFEYEKARSAGEPLAPMPSLLIICDEFSELLAAKPDFIDLFVMIGRLGRSLGVHLLLASQRLEEGKLRGLDTHLSYRIGLRTFSAVESRIVLGVPDAYELPNAPGHGYLKTDTSTMLRFRAAYVSGAYRAPGQQASASQALVQRRIVPYGLDFVPAQVPQVPVDTAPEPEQPADGKAVAMLDVLIDQLKGRGRPAHQVWLPPLADPPGLGELLGPLAVDPTYGLCTASWPGRGRLTVPVGVVDRPYEQRRDPMMVELAGAGGNVVIVGRSLSGKSTMLRTLLASLALTHTPREVQFFCLDFGGGALRSMERLPHLAGVAGRRDVEAVRRTVAEVVAVLDERESRFAQHGIDSVASYRRRRAAGEFADDPFGDVFLVVDGWNTLRQEYEELEQTITTLANRGLGFGVHVVLTAVRWAEIRINMRDLLGTKLELRLGDASESEIDRRAANNVPEKSPGRGLTRDKLHFLTAISRIDGRRDIEDLSEASLSLAGHVAANWPGRPAPKVRLLPRRLPVAELARIIDRSAPGIPVGVNESALAPVYLDLTNEPHLTVFGDAECGKTNLLRLIARGITERYTPAQARLVIADYRRGLLGAVEGDHLLDYAPSNQAFAQGLGSIRSALTNRLPGPDVTTAQLRDRSWWKGPDLYILVDDYDLVASGGSNPLSALQELLPQARDIGLHLIVTRRVGGVSRALYEPVLQRLRELDSPGLLMSGNREEGAVFGTLRPSPQPPGRGTLVRRRDGQQLIQTAWSEPA